The window TTTTCATGGAATAAGACACTTCCCGGAATCGAATTATTCTTAGTTCCTGCAATCCGGCGCTCCACGTGGGAAGCATGGTGCCGGGCTTTAGCATTTCGATGGGAACGCGCCCTTCGAGTGTCCGGATCAGGGTACCTTCGGCAAAACAAGCAACATTGCCCGGCGTCAGTGTGCTTGTTACCTCGTAGGTGTCGCCCCTATCGTTGGTGACTAGGCCTGTGCCGTTGCTTGTGGCAGAGCCCATATACTGGCTGGTCATGCCTGCTGCCGCACCATCTACCGCAGTAAAGGGACCCAAGCCATGTGATACGAATTGCAAAACGCTCCCGCCTGAGTCTACCAGCGCAATTCCTTCGCCGTCGCCCATTGCGGACGGAAAGTTGACGACCGTATCTTTGCTGAACAGATAGACATCATTTCCAGCGATCGTGGCGGCAAGGGGAGGGAACGACAGCAAACCATAACTATCTTGGCCGCCTTCCTGATAAAGTTCGAGGGAATACCCTGTTACGTCGGCACCGGCAGGCAGAACCACTTCGATGAAGTCGCTTTGCCCGTTCCCTGCGTAGCTGACTTCTGAGATATAAGAGGCGAGTGTTGCCATATAGAATATCCGTCATAACCCGCCTATGGCATAGACTGGAAAGACTGAATTAATTGTAAACCGGCGTAGAATGCTGCTCCAGCACCAGACGTTCAAGAAAGACCTGTTTGTTGAACGGCGGTCCTGAAACAAACATTTGT is drawn from Sulfitobacter sp. S223 and contains these coding sequences:
- a CDS encoding Hint domain-containing protein; this encodes MATLASYISEVSYAGNGQSDFIEVVLPAGADVTGYSLELYQEGGQDSYGLLSFPPLAATIAGNDVYLFSKDTVVNFPSAMGDGEGIALVDSGGSVLQFVSHGLGPFTAVDGAAAGMTSQYMGSATSNGTGLVTNDRGDTYEVTSTLTPGNVACFAEGTLIRTLEGRVPIEMLKPGTMLPTWSAGLQELRIIRFREVSYSMKTPDRQRPVLIPSKLIDCAGVNRPLIVSSNHRIPLAVGKQRRLLLFSAKALVGWRGIRFMRGRRHMRWVHLGLPVHALIESGGLISESLLPGEMVEQTLTSLERAAWAPICKAPCLPLISTQEGRALLAQGIELPDPSELPISYPTAMTGDFPMPSPAHYAQGRTSLNQRVTRLHS